Proteins found in one Luteimonas chenhongjianii genomic segment:
- a CDS encoding hydroxymethylglutaryl-CoA lyase, translated as MSLPVDVRIVEVGPRDGLQNEKTLVSTADKIELIDRLSATGLRSIEATSFVSPKWVPQLADAAEVYAGIERRPGIAYPVLVPNETGYDRARAAGVAEIAVFTAASEAFNRTNINASIAESLQRFTPVLDRARADGVRVRGYVSTVLGCPYQGAVPVADVVRVARALHEMGCYEISLGDTIGVGTPAAARAMLRAVAAEVPMPALAVHFHDTWGQALANVLACLEEGVAVIDSAVSGAGGCPYAKGASGNVASEDVVYMLHGMGVRTGIDLDRLAETGNWLASKLGRASGSKVGQALAARG; from the coding sequence ATGAGCCTGCCGGTGGACGTGCGCATCGTCGAGGTCGGACCGCGCGACGGCCTGCAGAACGAGAAGACCCTCGTCTCGACCGCCGACAAGATCGAACTGATCGACCGGTTGTCGGCGACCGGCCTGCGCAGCATCGAGGCGACCAGTTTCGTCAGCCCGAAGTGGGTCCCGCAGCTGGCCGATGCCGCCGAGGTCTATGCCGGTATCGAGCGGCGCCCCGGCATCGCCTATCCGGTCCTGGTGCCCAACGAAACCGGGTATGACCGGGCGCGCGCAGCCGGGGTCGCGGAGATCGCGGTGTTCACCGCGGCCTCGGAAGCCTTCAACCGGACCAACATCAACGCATCGATCGCCGAGTCGCTGCAGCGCTTCACTCCCGTGCTGGACCGCGCACGCGCCGATGGCGTGCGGGTGCGTGGCTACGTCTCCACCGTGCTGGGCTGTCCCTACCAGGGCGCGGTGCCGGTGGCCGACGTGGTCCGGGTCGCGCGTGCGCTGCACGAGATGGGCTGCTACGAGATCTCGCTCGGCGACACGATCGGCGTGGGCACGCCTGCGGCAGCGCGCGCGATGCTGCGCGCCGTCGCCGCCGAGGTGCCGATGCCGGCGCTCGCGGTGCATTTCCACGACACCTGGGGCCAGGCGCTGGCCAACGTGCTGGCGTGCCTCGAGGAAGGCGTCGCAGTGATCGATTCCGCGGTCTCCGGCGCCGGCGGCTGCCCGTACGCGAAGGGCGCCAGCGGCAACGTCGCCAGCGAGGACGTGGTCTACATGCTGCACGGAATGGGCGTGCGTACCGGCATCGATCTCGACAGGCTCGCCGAAACCGGCAACTGGCTCGCCTCCAAGCTCGGTCGCGCGTCGGGCAGCAAGGTCGGGCAGGCACTCGCCGCGCGGGGATGA
- a CDS encoding acetyl-CoA carboxylase biotin carboxylase subunit has product MFDTLLIANRGEIACRIIRTARRLGIRTIAVYSEADADAQHVRLADAAYPIGGPRPQDSYLRGDAILEVARNSGAQAIHPGYGFLSENADFADAVEAAGLTFVGPSSASMRKMGSKAGAKDLMAAAGVPVVPGYTGEDQSPATLAREAARIGFPLMIKAAHGGGGKGMRIVRALEEFIPNLESCQREAKNAFGRDRVLLERYIESPRHIEIQVFGDRHGGVIHLNERECSAQRRYQKVFEESPSPFLTPELRAAMGEAAVLAARAIDYANAGTVEFIVDPAGHFYFMEINTRLQVEHPVTELTTGLDLVEWQLRIAAGDHLPLAQDEVPRIGHAIEVRLYAEDPDAGFLPASGMLRTLRLPPPSDHVRVDSGVVEGDTVTIFYDPMIAKLIVWDQDRPRALARLREALAQCRIVGPKSNIEFLERLVRHPAIVDATIDTGYLDRHLEEFVSSADVVPPARLVAAAAVARLLGEAAPAGDPSPWTANDNWRLGASPARTLMFEHRGQPLPVTVSGAADDRVVHGPSGAVAVAGARLVDGVLSARFDDSAARIAVIAGPDHIVVHDGQARLDLRHVAGARRSAGADAAGDDRVRAPMPGRIVAVQVAAGDTVVAGQPLLVMEAMKMELALKAPRDGSVAEMRAVAGEFVDADAVLAVLG; this is encoded by the coding sequence ATGTTTGACACCCTGCTGATCGCCAACCGCGGCGAGATCGCCTGCCGCATCATCCGTACCGCGCGCCGCCTCGGCATCCGCACGATCGCGGTGTATTCGGAGGCCGACGCCGACGCCCAGCACGTGCGCCTGGCCGATGCGGCCTATCCGATCGGTGGTCCGCGGCCGCAGGATTCCTACCTGCGCGGCGATGCGATCCTCGAGGTCGCGCGCAACTCCGGGGCACAGGCGATCCATCCGGGTTACGGCTTCCTCAGCGAGAACGCCGACTTCGCCGACGCGGTCGAGGCCGCGGGGCTGACCTTCGTGGGGCCGTCGTCGGCCTCGATGCGCAAGATGGGCAGCAAGGCGGGGGCGAAGGACCTGATGGCCGCGGCGGGAGTGCCGGTCGTGCCCGGCTACACCGGCGAGGACCAGTCCCCGGCCACGCTCGCGCGCGAGGCCGCGCGGATCGGTTTCCCGCTGATGATCAAGGCCGCGCACGGCGGCGGTGGCAAAGGGATGCGCATCGTCCGCGCGCTCGAGGAGTTCATCCCCAATCTGGAGAGCTGCCAGCGCGAAGCGAAGAACGCCTTCGGCCGTGACCGGGTGCTGCTCGAGCGCTACATCGAATCGCCGCGCCACATCGAGATCCAGGTGTTCGGCGACCGCCATGGCGGCGTGATCCACCTCAACGAGCGCGAGTGCTCGGCGCAGCGCCGCTACCAGAAGGTGTTCGAGGAATCGCCCTCGCCGTTCCTGACGCCCGAACTGCGCGCGGCGATGGGCGAGGCCGCGGTCCTGGCAGCGCGCGCGATCGATTACGCCAATGCAGGCACGGTCGAATTCATCGTCGATCCGGCCGGCCACTTCTATTTCATGGAGATCAACACCCGGCTGCAGGTCGAGCATCCGGTGACCGAGCTCACCACCGGGCTGGATCTGGTCGAGTGGCAGTTGCGGATCGCCGCCGGCGATCATCTGCCGCTTGCGCAGGACGAAGTACCGCGCATCGGCCATGCGATCGAGGTGCGGCTGTATGCGGAAGATCCCGATGCGGGGTTCCTGCCCGCGTCGGGCATGCTGCGCACGCTGCGGCTGCCACCGCCGTCGGACCATGTCCGCGTCGATTCCGGCGTCGTCGAAGGCGACACGGTCACGATCTTCTACGACCCGATGATCGCCAAGCTCATCGTCTGGGACCAGGACCGGCCGCGCGCGCTCGCCCGTCTGCGCGAGGCGCTCGCGCAGTGCCGGATCGTCGGTCCGAAGTCGAACATCGAATTCCTCGAGCGCCTGGTGCGCCACCCGGCGATCGTCGACGCCACCATCGATACCGGCTATCTCGACCGCCATCTCGAGGAGTTCGTCTCCTCCGCCGATGTGGTGCCGCCGGCGCGTCTGGTCGCCGCCGCGGCAGTCGCCCGGCTGCTGGGCGAGGCGGCGCCCGCGGGGGACCCGTCGCCCTGGACCGCCAATGACAACTGGCGCCTCGGCGCATCGCCCGCGCGCACGCTGATGTTCGAGCATCGCGGCCAGCCGCTCCCGGTCACGGTGTCGGGCGCGGCGGACGATCGCGTGGTGCACGGCCCCTCCGGCGCTGTCGCGGTCGCTGGCGCGCGGCTCGTCGACGGCGTGCTCAGCGCGCGCTTCGACGACAGCGCCGCGCGCATCGCGGTCATCGCCGGGCCGGACCACATCGTGGTCCACGACGGCCAGGCGCGGCTGGACCTGCGCCACGTCGCCGGTGCACGCCGCAGCGCCGGCGCCGACGCTGCCGGGGACGATCGCGTCCGTGCGCCGATGCCGGGCCGCATCGTCGCGGTGCAGGTCGCTGCGGGCGACACGGTCGTCGCCGGCCAGCCATTGCTGGTCATGGAGGCGATGAAGATGGAACTCGCGCTCAAGGCCCCACGCGACGGCAGCGTCGCCGAGATGCGCGCGGTGGCCGGCGAGTTCGTGGATGCGGACGCGGTGCTGGCGGTGCTCGGATGA
- a CDS encoding enoyl-CoA hydratase-related protein — MSDALTLVRTGAVARLRLDRPALHNAFDAALIATLTAALDAVGGDPDVRVVVLEGTGASFSAGADLNWMRSMAAASEADNREDAIALARLMRTLDELPKPTIARVHGAAFGGGVGLVACCDIAIGVPGAKFGLTESRLGLLPATIAPYVVAAIGTRNARRYFATAELFDAAQAQRIGLLHEVVEADALDAAVDRQIALLLKAGPNAAAGAKRLVRAVAAATDRDLLDQDNASLIAALRVSAEGQEGLTAFLEKRPATWATSEKDAHV, encoded by the coding sequence ATGTCCGATGCTTTGACCCTCGTCCGCACTGGCGCGGTGGCGCGCCTACGGCTGGACCGTCCTGCCCTGCACAACGCTTTCGACGCGGCGCTGATCGCGACGCTGACCGCCGCGCTGGACGCAGTGGGCGGCGATCCGGACGTGCGTGTGGTCGTGCTCGAAGGCACCGGCGCGTCGTTTTCGGCCGGCGCGGATCTCAACTGGATGCGCAGCATGGCCGCGGCCAGCGAAGCCGACAACCGCGAGGACGCAATCGCCCTCGCCCGCCTGATGCGGACCCTCGACGAGCTGCCGAAGCCGACGATCGCGCGCGTCCACGGCGCTGCCTTTGGCGGCGGCGTCGGGCTGGTGGCCTGCTGCGACATCGCGATCGGGGTGCCGGGCGCGAAGTTCGGCCTGACCGAAAGCCGGCTCGGCCTGCTGCCGGCGACGATCGCCCCCTACGTCGTCGCGGCGATCGGCACGCGCAATGCGCGGCGCTATTTCGCCACCGCCGAGCTCTTCGACGCGGCGCAGGCGCAGCGCATCGGGCTGCTGCATGAAGTGGTCGAGGCCGACGCGCTCGATGCCGCGGTGGACCGGCAGATCGCACTGCTGCTGAAAGCCGGCCCGAACGCCGCCGCAGGCGCCAAGCGCCTGGTGCGCGCCGTCGCCGCTGCCACCGACCGCGATCTTCTCGACCAGGACAACGCCTCGCTGATCGCCGCGCTGCGGGTCTCGGCCGAGGGCCAGGAAGGCCTGACCGCATTTCTGGAAAAGCGCCCGGCGACATGGGCGACGAGCGAAAAGGATGCCCATGTTTGA
- a CDS encoding bactofilin family protein, with protein MAIFPQSGTAKKDSPIFGSDAAPPPVPARDTASPAIADFQTATLPTPPQAAPAPAARPAAPSGKESIIAADLTIEGKIEGSGDIRIAGRFKGDVNVQGDLTIEHGAKLNGGVRAKQVLVSGELEGNIESASLVELRDSAVLTGDLKAGSLTVAKGSRIRGHIECGWDDVAAPASNGSGAAKDKAANDKSSA; from the coding sequence ATGGCCATTTTCCCGCAGTCCGGCACCGCCAAGAAGGATTCCCCCATATTCGGCTCCGACGCGGCGCCGCCGCCGGTCCCGGCCCGTGACACGGCGTCCCCGGCGATTGCCGACTTCCAGACCGCCACGCTGCCCACGCCGCCGCAGGCCGCACCGGCGCCTGCAGCACGCCCGGCCGCGCCGAGCGGCAAGGAATCGATCATTGCCGCCGACCTCACCATCGAGGGCAAGATCGAGGGCTCGGGCGATATCCGCATCGCCGGCCGCTTCAAGGGCGACGTCAACGTGCAGGGCGACCTGACCATCGAGCATGGCGCCAAGCTCAACGGCGGTGTGCGCGCCAAGCAGGTGCTGGTGTCGGGCGAACTCGAAGGCAACATCGAATCGGCCTCGCTGGTGGAACTGCGCGACTCCGCCGTGCTCACCGGTGACCTGAAGGCCGGTTCGCTGACGGTCGCGAAGGGTTCCAGGATCCGCGGCCACATCGAATGCGGCTGGGACGACGTGGCTGCGCCGGCCAGCAACGGCAGCGGCGCAGCCAAGGACAAGGCGGCCAACGACAAGTCCAGCGCCTGA
- a CDS encoding carboxyl transferase domain-containing protein, producing the protein MPALTSQLDPRAQDFIDNADYHRALVDELRQRLARAAQGGGEAAQAKHTARGKLLARDRITALLDPGSPFLEIAPLAAEDMYDGAAPAAGVVAGIGRVQGLEVVIVANDATVKGGTYFPMTVKKHLRAQEIARENHLPCVYLVDSGGAFLPLQDEVFPDREHFGRIFYNQARMSAENIPQVAVVMGSCTAGGAYVPAMCDESVIVKEQGTIFLGGPPLVKAATGEVVDAEALGGAEVHTSVSGVVDHFAEDDADALQIARDIVGSFNRPRVTRLARRATVEPLYPAEELYGIVPRDTRRPFDIREVIARVVDGSDFQEFKARYGKTLVTGFAHVHGMPVGVVANNGILFGESALKGAHFIELCNQRGIPLVFLQNITGFMVGRKYENAGIAKDGAKMVTAVACSSVPKFTIVIGGSFGAGNYAMCGRAYGARFLWMWPNARISVMGGEQAASVLATVRRDGIEGKGGSWSAEDEEAFKQPIREQYEHQGSPWYATARLWDDGIIDPADTRRVLGLGLAASLNAPIEPARFGVFRM; encoded by the coding sequence ATGCCCGCACTCACTTCGCAGCTCGATCCGCGCGCGCAGGACTTCATCGACAACGCCGACTACCACCGCGCGCTCGTCGATGAACTGCGGCAGCGGCTGGCGCGCGCGGCGCAGGGCGGTGGCGAGGCCGCGCAGGCGAAGCACACCGCGCGCGGCAAGCTGCTGGCGCGCGATCGCATCACCGCCCTCCTCGACCCCGGCTCGCCGTTCCTCGAGATCGCGCCACTCGCGGCCGAGGACATGTACGACGGCGCGGCGCCGGCCGCAGGCGTCGTCGCCGGTATCGGGCGCGTGCAGGGGCTGGAAGTCGTCATCGTGGCCAACGACGCGACCGTCAAGGGCGGCACCTACTTCCCGATGACGGTGAAGAAGCATCTGCGTGCCCAGGAGATCGCTCGAGAGAACCATCTGCCCTGCGTCTACCTGGTCGATTCGGGCGGCGCGTTCCTGCCGCTGCAGGACGAGGTGTTCCCGGACAGGGAGCACTTCGGACGGATCTTCTACAACCAGGCGCGGATGTCGGCGGAGAACATTCCCCAGGTGGCCGTGGTCATGGGCAGCTGCACCGCGGGCGGCGCATACGTACCGGCCATGTGCGACGAGTCGGTGATCGTCAAGGAGCAGGGCACGATCTTTCTCGGCGGCCCGCCGCTGGTGAAGGCGGCCACCGGCGAGGTGGTGGACGCCGAGGCGCTGGGCGGGGCCGAGGTGCACACCAGCGTGTCGGGCGTGGTCGATCACTTCGCCGAGGACGATGCCGACGCGCTGCAGATCGCGCGCGACATCGTCGGCAGCTTCAACCGCCCGCGCGTCACCCGGCTGGCGCGGCGCGCGACGGTCGAACCGCTGTATCCGGCCGAGGAGCTCTACGGCATCGTGCCCAGGGACACGCGTCGGCCCTTCGACATCCGCGAGGTCATCGCCCGCGTCGTCGACGGCAGCGACTTCCAGGAGTTCAAGGCGCGCTACGGCAAGACGCTGGTGACCGGGTTCGCCCATGTACATGGCATGCCGGTGGGCGTCGTCGCCAACAACGGCATCCTGTTCGGCGAGAGCGCGCTCAAGGGCGCGCACTTCATCGAGCTGTGCAACCAGCGCGGCATTCCGCTGGTGTTCCTGCAGAACATCACCGGCTTCATGGTCGGCCGCAAATACGAGAATGCCGGCATCGCCAAGGACGGGGCGAAGATGGTCACCGCCGTCGCCTGTTCGAGCGTGCCGAAGTTCACCATCGTCATCGGCGGCAGCTTCGGCGCCGGCAACTACGCCATGTGCGGACGCGCCTACGGCGCGCGCTTCCTGTGGATGTGGCCCAACGCCCGCATCAGCGTGATGGGCGGCGAACAGGCGGCCAGCGTGCTGGCGACCGTGCGCCGCGACGGTATCGAAGGCAAGGGCGGCAGCTGGAGCGCCGAGGACGAAGAGGCCTTCAAGCAGCCGATCCGTGAGCAGTACGAACACCAGGGCAGCCCCTGGTATGCGACCGCGCGCCTGTGGGACGACGGCATCATCGATCCGGCCGACACCCGGCGGGTGCTGGGCCTGGGCCTGGCGGCCTCGCTCAATGCACCGATCGAGCCCGCGCGCTTCGGCGTCTTCCGGATGTAG
- a CDS encoding thiolase family protein, giving the protein MTDIVIVGAKRTPIGSMLGQFTGVPTTTLGATAITAALEHAGVAPELVDEALIGCVLPAGLGQAPARQAARAAGIPDAAGCVTINKVCGSGMQAVMFGHDLIKAGTARFVVAGGMESMTNAPHLLNGSRTGIRYGSAEMLDHMAWDGLTNPYDGNSMGVFGDIACAKYEFSREELDAYAVESATRAKHAIESGAFKAEIVPVTVASRKGEVSYDTDEQPGRIQVEKIPTLRAAFGKDGRLTAASSSSISDGAAALVLTSADEAEARGLKPLARIVAHARHSQAPEWFTTAPITAIRNVLDKAGWSVEDVDLFEINEAFANVAMAPMKDLGIPHERLNVNGGALALGHPIGASGARLIVTLIHALQSRGLQRGVATLCIGGGEATAIAVQMV; this is encoded by the coding sequence ATGACTGACATCGTCATCGTCGGCGCCAAGCGCACCCCTATCGGTTCCATGCTCGGCCAGTTCACCGGCGTGCCCACGACCACGCTCGGCGCGACCGCGATCACTGCCGCGCTGGAACACGCAGGTGTAGCCCCGGAACTCGTCGACGAAGCCCTCATCGGCTGCGTGTTGCCGGCCGGCCTCGGCCAGGCACCGGCCCGCCAGGCTGCGCGCGCCGCGGGCATTCCCGATGCCGCCGGCTGCGTGACCATCAACAAGGTCTGCGGCTCGGGCATGCAGGCGGTGATGTTCGGTCATGACCTGATCAAGGCCGGCACGGCCAGGTTCGTCGTCGCCGGAGGCATGGAGTCGATGACCAATGCGCCGCACCTGCTCAACGGTTCGCGCACCGGCATCCGCTACGGCAGCGCCGAGATGCTCGACCACATGGCGTGGGACGGCCTCACCAATCCCTACGACGGCAACTCGATGGGCGTGTTCGGCGACATCGCCTGTGCCAAGTACGAGTTCAGCCGCGAGGAGCTGGACGCCTATGCGGTCGAGAGCGCCACTCGCGCCAAGCACGCGATCGAATCTGGCGCGTTCAAGGCCGAGATCGTTCCGGTGACCGTCGCCTCGCGCAAGGGCGAGGTGTCCTACGACACCGACGAACAGCCCGGCCGCATCCAGGTCGAGAAGATCCCCACCCTGCGCGCGGCGTTCGGCAAGGATGGCCGGTTGACTGCGGCCAGCTCGTCGAGCATTTCCGACGGCGCCGCGGCGCTGGTGCTGACCTCGGCCGATGAGGCCGAGGCCCGCGGACTCAAGCCGCTGGCGCGTATCGTTGCCCATGCGCGCCATTCGCAGGCACCCGAGTGGTTCACCACCGCGCCGATCACCGCGATTCGCAACGTGCTGGACAAGGCCGGCTGGAGCGTCGAGGACGTGGACCTGTTCGAGATCAACGAGGCGTTCGCGAACGTCGCGATGGCGCCGATGAAGGATCTGGGCATCCCGCATGAGCGGCTGAACGTGAATGGCGGTGCACTGGCCCTCGGCCACCCGATCGGTGCCAGCGGCGCGCGCCTCATCGTCACGCTGATCCACGCGCTTCAGTCGCGCGGCCTCCAGCGCGGCGTAGCGACCCTTTGCATCGGCGGCGGAGAAGCCACCGCAATTGCCGTGCAAATGGTGTGA
- a CDS encoding S8 family serine peptidase, with protein MSNAITARTGAKTTRRSLLACALATALTACGGGGSGGGLVVLDPPPAAPPPVTPPPPPVTPPPTVVQPPNPAYSGHLADTNTFAAHEAGFTGRGVRIGFIDSGVNRRHPALRDRVVANLVYIGPGNNLSVDDVSGHGTAVAQIAAGRPFGTWPGGVAQNAEIVSARIIGDKPPEDDGSGAGNEIDGPLGLEPIHRDLINRNVKVMNNSWGGLYWTNLAVTAQIAAEYRPFIVNHGGLVVFASGNAGFANPSDTAALPSKQGTGGSLPAADLERGWITVSALAEGSTTALASYSNACGVAMRYCLVAPGTVIVTGTDNPPDQPDYWRYSGTSLAAPLVSGAAALVWEAFPYFNNDLVRQTLLGTATDIGAAGVDPVFGYGVLDVGKAVLGPAKFDWGDVTANFSSGTSTWGNDIRGNGGLVKRGGGTLRLSGDAGYAGATRAEGGTLAFVSSSIPGAATVESGATLQLGGSRVGGDLVNRGTFAVTGNVPARTIAGNFQQADSARLAWQIGAPLQVTGTASLAGELQVTGIIGGYTLQRRETVVEAVGGITGRFGSLTRGPGVFLEGNLRYDTNLAWIDVIRLDVTATAASLAGITPQSLGAAQRVEGAFEQIDGQALVGSGPIADGFIRTAGAFQGIQGEAAALAALDSLSGAQHAAALTTTFDNVDMGRRVVASRVGALAASGAGTGLWQETLGQGGSGGFARDGFSVDGWSIGRDHRLGNGLVAGFAFGELRGDGLAAARGDRNRDRQTQAQAYLARSFGNSYVMAQLGSGRFDRDMQRQLFAGAGWQGVSTRYAGSYTQAAVEAGHYWQVGAAEFGPYLGAEQVRLRSDGFDERGGDGFGLRSSGWDVQRSQAIAGLRARWDAPGFSLHGYGEWQQTLSSSGFDLQASFTGIEAWAPIAGLEPARSGGLLGLALESWLSPRTRMMLGLDQRFGPRGSDRMASMQLAYGF; from the coding sequence ATGTCGAATGCGATCACGGCGCGCACGGGCGCGAAGACCACACGCCGCAGCCTGCTGGCTTGCGCACTGGCTACCGCGCTCACCGCATGCGGCGGGGGCGGCTCGGGTGGAGGCCTGGTCGTGCTGGACCCGCCGCCCGCAGCGCCCCCACCGGTGACACCGCCTCCACCACCCGTGACGCCACCACCGACGGTCGTCCAGCCGCCCAATCCCGCCTATAGCGGGCACCTCGCCGACACCAATACCTTCGCAGCGCACGAAGCCGGGTTTACCGGCCGCGGCGTCCGGATCGGCTTCATCGACAGCGGCGTCAACCGCAGGCACCCGGCGCTGCGCGACCGCGTCGTCGCCAACCTGGTGTACATCGGGCCCGGCAACAACCTGTCGGTGGACGACGTGTCGGGCCACGGCACCGCTGTTGCCCAGATCGCGGCCGGCCGCCCGTTCGGCACCTGGCCGGGCGGGGTGGCGCAGAACGCGGAGATCGTGTCGGCGCGCATCATCGGCGACAAGCCGCCCGAGGACGACGGCTCCGGAGCAGGCAACGAGATCGACGGCCCGCTGGGCCTGGAGCCGATCCATCGCGACCTGATCAACCGCAACGTCAAGGTCATGAACAATTCCTGGGGCGGGCTGTACTGGACGAACCTGGCGGTCACCGCGCAGATCGCCGCCGAGTACCGCCCCTTCATCGTCAACCACGGCGGTCTGGTGGTATTCGCGTCGGGCAATGCGGGCTTCGCCAACCCGTCCGATACCGCCGCGCTGCCGAGCAAGCAGGGCACCGGCGGCAGCCTGCCTGCCGCGGATCTCGAACGCGGCTGGATCACGGTCTCGGCCCTGGCCGAAGGCAGCACGACCGCGCTCGCGAGCTATTCCAACGCCTGCGGCGTCGCGATGCGCTACTGCCTGGTGGCGCCGGGCACGGTGATCGTCACCGGCACCGACAACCCGCCCGACCAGCCCGATTACTGGCGCTACAGCGGCACATCGCTGGCCGCGCCGCTGGTCTCGGGCGCCGCCGCGCTGGTGTGGGAAGCCTTCCCGTACTTCAACAACGACCTCGTGCGCCAGACGCTTCTTGGTACCGCGACCGACATCGGTGCGGCGGGCGTCGACCCGGTATTCGGCTACGGGGTGCTCGATGTGGGCAAGGCGGTCCTCGGCCCGGCGAAGTTCGACTGGGGCGACGTGACCGCGAACTTCAGCAGCGGCACCTCGACCTGGGGCAACGACATCCGCGGCAACGGCGGCCTGGTCAAACGCGGCGGTGGCACGCTGCGGCTGAGCGGCGACGCCGGGTATGCCGGTGCGACGCGCGCCGAGGGCGGCACCCTTGCGTTCGTCTCGTCCTCGATCCCCGGCGCGGCCACGGTGGAATCGGGCGCCACGCTGCAGCTCGGCGGCAGCCGCGTCGGTGGCGATCTGGTCAACCGCGGCACCTTCGCCGTCACCGGCAACGTGCCTGCACGCACCATCGCCGGCAACTTCCAGCAGGCCGATTCCGCCCGTCTCGCCTGGCAGATCGGCGCGCCGCTGCAGGTCACCGGCACGGCCAGCCTCGCCGGCGAGCTGCAGGTCACCGGCATCATCGGCGGCTACACGCTGCAGCGGCGCGAGACCGTCGTGGAAGCCGTCGGCGGCATCACCGGGCGATTCGGCAGCCTGACCCGCGGCCCGGGGGTGTTTCTCGAAGGCAACCTGCGCTACGACACCAATCTCGCCTGGATCGATGTCATTCGCCTCGACGTGACCGCGACCGCCGCCTCGCTGGCGGGCATCACCCCGCAGTCGCTGGGCGCGGCGCAGCGCGTGGAGGGCGCGTTCGAGCAGATCGACGGGCAGGCGCTCGTGGGCAGCGGCCCGATTGCCGATGGTTTCATCCGCACCGCCGGGGCCTTCCAGGGCATCCAGGGCGAAGCGGCGGCGCTTGCGGCGCTCGACAGCCTGTCGGGCGCGCAACATGCCGCGGCATTGACGACGACGTTCGACAACGTCGACATGGGGCGGCGCGTGGTGGCGTCGCGTGTCGGCGCGCTGGCCGCGTCCGGCGCCGGCACCGGCCTCTGGCAGGAAACGCTGGGGCAGGGCGGTAGTGGCGGCTTCGCCCGCGACGGTTTCAGCGTCGACGGCTGGAGCATCGGCCGCGACCATCGGCTCGGCAACGGGCTGGTGGCCGGCTTTGCGTTCGGCGAACTGCGCGGCGACGGCCTCGCCGCAGCGCGCGGCGATCGCAACCGCGACCGGCAGACCCAGGCGCAGGCATATCTGGCCCGCAGCTTCGGCAACAGCTATGTGATGGCGCAGCTCGGCAGCGGCCGCTTCGACCGCGACATGCAGCGCCAGCTCTTCGCCGGCGCCGGCTGGCAGGGCGTCTCCACGCGCTACGCCGGCAGCTACACCCAGGCGGCGGTCGAAGCCGGCCATTACTGGCAGGTCGGCGCGGCCGAGTTCGGCCCGTATCTGGGCGCCGAACAGGTGCGCCTGCGCAGCGACGGCTTCGACGAGCGCGGCGGTGACGGCTTCGGTTTGCGCAGCAGCGGCTGGGACGTCCAGCGCAGCCAGGCGATCGCCGGCCTGCGGGCGCGCTGGGATGCGCCCGGCTTCTCGCTGCATGGCTATGGCGAGTGGCAGCAGACCCTGTCGTCGAGCGGCTTCGATCTCCAGGCGAGCTTCACCGGCATCGAAGCCTGGGCGCCGATCGCAGGTCTGGAGCCGGCGCGTTCGGGCGGGCTGCTGGGCCTGGCGCTGGAATCCTGGCTGTCGCCGCGCACGCGGATGATGCTGGGCCTCGACCAGCGGTTCGGGCCGCGTGGCAGCGACCGCATGGCCTCGATGCAACTGGCCTACGGGTTCTGA